Proteins from a genomic interval of Medicago truncatula cultivar Jemalong A17 chromosome 3, MtrunA17r5.0-ANR, whole genome shotgun sequence:
- the LOC112420179 gene encoding disease resistance protein RPV1-like — MARKQTNSVFSSSVASVKKYDVFLSFRGEDTRRNFTCHLYDARSRKKVETFIDNNELQKGDKISPALIRAIEESHVSIVIFSENYASSKWCLNELKKILECKKYMVQIVIPVFYNIDPSHVRKQTGSYKQAFAKHKRDLKSNNDKLQEWKDALTEAASLVGWDSQNYRLVKSSSSHSYARIESDFIKDIVKDVLRKLNLSYPCEIKGLVGVEKNYDQIESILKIGSNDVRVLGIWGMGGIGKTTLARASYAIIYSQFEGCCFLNVMDESNRYGHNVVYNKLLSSLLEEENIHPDASYIEATLSKRRISRKIKVLIVLDGIETLEQIEDLILKIDGLGPGSRVIMTTRDKHIFSQFSKCEIYEVMKLNNHDSLQLFSLNAFGGKQPKIGYEDLSESVIAYCKGNPLALKVLGANLRSRGKEAWENELKKLEKIPNRKIYNVLKFSYDDLDFFQQAIFLDIACFLRGEHKIFIIDLLEACEFFAESGIEVVLDKALIQVKPNWHSYAKLEVDSLHIHDLLQEMGQEIVNQESINPGKRSRLWRAKEISDILKENKGTKVGEGIIFDSTEVGDLYLKSDSFRRMTNLRYLKIHNISNGSICNVHFPDGLEWLSDKLRYLQWEGYCPESFPSNFCAEMLVELHMTHSKLKKLWDGVQNLVNLITFSLNYSKDLIEIPNLSRATNLEKVHLYKCESLRHLHPYIFSLPRLIVLDLGGCIKIESLKTNIHSNSLRNLKLDGCSSLMEFSVTSEEMTELSLCGTDIHQLSSSIWRNTKMTVINLTGCNKLNIVGNKLSDDHGLGFVTELDLSGCTEINALSLWSILDGIQSLKQLKLKECCNLESLPENIQNHSMLEWLELDDCRNLVTLIELPPSLLYFKAVNCTYLDTDSTQWSLLENMVRKIFEDPSIEEGVINAFSFLPGAQDPIIFDFQTIEASITILPIKKSVLCGFIFRILFSEGFTINHHALHCIIFERGKEVNRRRISHNYFGTLISDHALICWHGYNRQENGSYDICNLSFQFILQGPNEELRWSKEGIKGCGVLPVWEYWGSSISKEIGKLKSIAQDSYVSIAIGGEGRSYNNENEDDQEQPSYSYKVEEQPSVRRRRQVIRPKSV, encoded by the exons ATGGCTAGGAAGCAAACAAAcagtgttttttcttcttctgtggCATCTGTGAAAAAATATGACGTTTTTCTTAGCTTTCGAGGTGAGGATACCCGCAGAAACTTCACATGCCATCTTTATGATGCTCGGAGCCGAAAGAAAGTTGAAACCTTTATAGACAACAATGAGCTTCAAAAAGGAGATAAGATATCGCCAGCACTCATCAGAGCCATTGAGGAGTCACATGTGTCTATTGTCATCTTCTCAGAAAACTATGCTTCCTCAAAATGGTGCTTGAATGAGCTCAAAAAGATTCTTGAATGCAAGAAATATATGGTACAGATTGTGATACCTGTTTTTTACAACATAGATCCATCACATGTGAGGAAGCAGACTGGGAGTTACAAGCAAGCCTTCGCAAAACATAAGCGAGATTTGAAGAGCAATAATGACAAGTTACAGGAATGGAAAGATGCACTCACTGAGGCAGCTAGTTTAGTTGGTTGGGACTCTCAAAATTACAG ACTTGTAaaatcttcttcctctcattcaTATGCTAGGATCGAATCGGACTTCATTAAGGACATTGTTAAAGATGTTTTGCGGAAACTGAATCTTAGCTACCCATGTGAAATTAAGGGGCTTGTTGGAGTTGAGAAAAATTATGACCAAATTGAGTCAATACTGAAAATTGGCTCAAATGATGTTAGAGTCCTTGGAATATGGGGCATGGGTGGCATAGGAAAGACCACTCTTGCTAGGGCTTCATATGCTATAATTTATTCTCAATTTGAAGGTTGTTGCTTTCTCAATGTAATGGATGAATCAAACAGGTATGGACATAATGTTGTATACAATAAACTTTTATCCTCATTGTTAGAGGAGGAAAATATTCATCCTGATGCATCCTACATAGAAGCCACTTTATCCAAGAGAAGGATTTCACGTAAAATTAAAGTTTTAATTGTGTTAGATGGCATAGAAACCTTAGAGCAAATAGAAGATCTTATCCTAAAAATTGATGGGCTGGGACCGGGTAGTAGGGTCATTATGACAACTAGAGATAAGCACATATTTAGTCAGTTCAGTAAATGTGAGATATATGAGGTCATGAAATTGAACAATCATGATTCTCTTCAGCTATTCAGTTTGAATGCCTTCGGAGGAAAACAGCCTAAAATTGGATATGAAGATCTATCAGAAAGTGTAATTGCCTATTGCAAAGGCAATCCTCTGGCTTTAAAAGTTTTAGGGGCAAATCTCCGCTCAAGAGGCAAAGAGGCATGggaaaatgaattgaaaaagcTCGAAAAGATTCCAAATAGGAAAATTTATAACGTGTTAAAATTCAGTTATGATGACTTAGATTTTTTTCAACAGGCCATATTTTTAGATATTGCATGCTTTTTGAGAGGAGagcataaaatatttataatagatTTGTTGGAAGCTTGTGAGTTCTTTGCAGAAAGTGGGATAGAAGTCGTTTTAGATAAAGCTCTCATACAAGTAAAACCAAATTGGCACTCGTATGCCAAGTTGGAAGTTGATAGTTTacatatacatgatttgttacaAGAAATGGGACAGGAGATTGTTAATCAAGAATCTATAAACCCTGGAAAACGAAGTCGGTTGTGGAGAGCTAAAGAAATATCtgatatattaaaagaaaacaag GGAACTAAAGTTGGGGAAGGTATAATATTCGATAGTACGGAAGTTGGGGATCTATACTTGAAGTCTGATTCCTTTAGAAGGATGACAAACTTAAGATATCTTAAGATTCATAATATATCCAACGGGAGCATATGCAATGTACATTTTCCTGATGGTCTCGAGTGGCTTTCTGATAAATTGAGGTACCTTCAATGGGAGGGATATTGTCCTGAGTCTTTTCCATCAAACTTTTGTGCTGAAATGCTTGTAGAGCTTCACATGACTCATAGCAAGCTTAAAAAGCTCTGGGATGGAGTTCAG AATCTTGTGAATCTAATCACATTTAGCCTTAATTACTCCAAAGATCTGATTGAGATCCCAAACTTATCTAGGGCTACAAATCTTGAAAAAGTACATCTCTATAAATGTGAAAGCCTGCGTCATCTCCATCCATACATCTTTTCTCTCCCTCGACTTATTGTACTAGATTTAGGAGGTTGCATAAAGATCGAAAGCCTTAAAAccaatattcattcaaattctCTCCGAAACCTTAAACTTGATGGTTGTTCATCTCTCATGGAATTTTCAGTGACATCGGAGGAAATGACAGAGTTATCCTTATGTGGCACTGATATACATCAATTGTCTTCATCAATTTGGCGTAATACCAAAATGACTGTTATTAACCTAACTGGATGTAACAAGCTTAACATTGTCGGGAATAAGTTATCAGATGATCATGGACTTGGGTTTGTTACGGAACTAGACCTTTCAGGGTGCACAGAAATTAATGCATTAAGTTTGTGGTCCATCCTTGATGGCATACAATCTTTAAAACAGCTAAAATTGAAAGAGTGTTGCAACTTAGAAAGTCTCCCAGAGAATATCCAAAACCATTCAATGCTAGAATGGCTTGAATTAGATGATTGCAGGAACCTCGTGACTCTGATAGAGCTTCCGCCATCCCTGTTATATTTTAAAGCTGTTAATTGCACTTATCTGGACACAGATTCCACACAATGGTCATTGCTTGAAAACATGGTACGAAAGATCTTTGAAGACCCTTCTATTGAAGAAGGTGTGATAAATGCTTTCTCTTTCCTGCCAGGAGCACAAGATCCAATAATTTTTGATTTTCAGACAATCGAGGCTTCAATAACTATTCTTCCTATTAAAAAATCTGTCTTATGTGGTTTCATATTTCGCATCCTTTTTTCTGAGGGCTTCACTATTAACCACCATGCCCTTCATTGTATTATTTTTGAACGCGGAAAAGAAGTCAACAGACGTCGCATTAGTCACAATTATTTTGGGACATTAATTTCAGATCATGCATTGATATGTTGGCATGGTTACAACAGACAAGAAAATGGAAGTTATGATATTTGCAACTTATCATTTCAATTCATACTTCAAGGTCCCAATGAAGAATTACGGTGGTCAAAGGAGGGGATAAAGGGGTGTGGGGTCTTACCTGTATGGGAATATTGGGGTAGTAGCATTAGTAAGGAAATTGGTAAGTTAAAATCCATTGCTCAAGACTCTTATGTGTCTATAGCAATTGGAGGTGAAGGCAGAAGCTATAAcaatgaaaatgaagatgatcAGGAACAACCTTCTTATTCTTACAAAGTAGAGGAACAACCTTCTGTTAGACGCAGGCGCCAAGTAATTAGACCCAAGTCTGTGTAA
- the LOC25489138 gene encoding disease resistance protein RPV1 has protein sequence MSSAFSSISSSDVVPLKKYDVFLSFRGEDTRRNFTSHLYDALSRKKVETFIDNNKLQKGDEISPALIKAIEKSHASIVIFSENYASSKWCLNELKKILECKKYKEHIVIPVFYKIDPSHVRNQTGSYEQAFAKHKRDLKSNNDKLQEWKAALTEAASLGGWDFQNFETESRFIKDIVEDVLQKLNLKYPYEIKAGLVGIEKNYDQIESKLKIGSHEVRVLGIWGMGGIGKTTLARALYAKMYSQFEGCCLLNVMDESNKYGLNVVPNKLLSSLLEEENIHPDASYIEAPFSERRIGRKKVLIVLDGVETLEQIDDLIPKIDGLGPGSRVIITTRDKHIFSQVSKCEIYELKELNKHDSFQLFSLTAFKEKQPKIGYEDLSESVIAYCKGNPLALKVLGANLSSRGQEAWENELKKLQKIPNRKIHNVLKLSYDELDRCQKAIFLDIACLLSGQGKDFVRDLLEASDFFAISGIDVLLDKALIQLDSILHVKREVCTIEMHDLLQEMGREIVNQESEDPGKRSRLWKAEEISDVLKYNKGTEAVEGITFDSTDVGDLYLKSNSFRRMKNLRYLKIYNISRGNTCNVYFPDGLEWISDKLRYLRWEGYCLESLPSTFCAEMLIELHLSHSKLKKLWDGVQNLVNLNILWLESSKNLIEIPDLSKATNLHRVYLFQCESLGQLHPSIFSLPDLRYLDLRGCKKIESLKTNIHSKSLRELLLDGCYSLTEFSVTSDEMTELTLGGTAIRELSSSIWRNRKLTSLGLSKCNKLNIVGNKLSDDHGLGSVTELDLSGCTEMNALSLWSILDGIQSLKGLTLQECCNLECLPENIRNHSMLKWLDLDGCRKLVSLTELPPSLITLSGINCTYLDTDSTQRSFLENMVQIYSKDPFKDVNNLFLPGAQVPCKFDFQTMKASITIPPIPKYNLSGFIFCTILSEGFLFQSHPLHCIILEHGKEVDRCIMYFDLYIVRLISDHVLLGWYCYKREKFGSNDCKLSFQFIHNVELGWSTEGIKGCGILPVYNLEHKSDLAGREIGKLKFSNQYSDRSDWSNNESEDGQENYNDELQPSAIGGEVISSNIENEDDQKHPCCSIGLFLRHLLRGSKE, from the exons atgagcagTGCTTTTTCTTCCATATCTTCTTCTGATGTGGTGCCTCTGAAAAAATATGACGTTTTTCTTAGCTTTCGAGGTGAGGATACTCGCAGAAACTTCACCAGCCATCTTTATGATGCTCTGAGCCGAAAGAAAGTTGAAACCTTTATAGACAACAATAAGCTTCAAAAAGGAGATGAGATCTCGCCAGCACTCATCAAAGCCATTGAGAAGTCACATGCATCTATTGTCATCTTCTCAGAAAACTATGCTTCTTCAAAATGGTGCTTGAATGAGCTCAAGAAGATTCTTGAATGCAAGAAATATAAGGAACACATTGTGATACCAGTTTTTTACAAAATAGATCCATCACATGTGAGGAACCAGACCGGGAGTTACGAGCAAGCTTTTGCAAAACATAAGCGAGATTTGAAGAGCAATAATGACAAGTTACAGGAATGGAAAGCCGCTCTCACTGAGGCAGCTAGTTTAGGCGGTTGggactttcaaaattttga GACTGAATCACGCTTCATTAAGGATATCGTTGAAGATGTTTTGCAGAAACTGAATCTTAAATACCCATATGAAATTAAGGCCGGGCTTGTTGGAATTGAGAAAAATTATGACCAAATTGAATCAAAGCTGAAAATTGGGTCACATGAAGTCAGAGTCCTTGGAATATGGGGCATGGGTGGCATAGGAAAGACCACCCTTGCTAGGGCTTTATATGCTAAAATGTATTCTCAATTCGAAGGTTGTTGCTTACTCAATGTAATGGATGAATCAAACAAGTATGGACTCAATGTTGTACCCAATAAACTTTTGTCTTCATTGTTAGAGGAAGAAAATATTCATCCTGATGCATCCTACATAGAAGCCCCTTTCTCCGAGAGAAGGATTGGGcgtaaaaaagttttaattgTGTTGGATGGTGTAGAAACCTTAGAGCAAATAGATGATCTTATCCCAAAAATTGATGGTCTGGGACCAGGTAGTAGGGTCATTATTACAACTAGAGATAAGCACATATTTAGTCAGGTGAGTAAATGTGAAATATATGAGCTTAAAGAATTGAACAAGCATGATTCTTTTCAGCTATTCAGTTTGACTGccttcaaagaaaaacaacCTAAAATTGGATATGAAGATCTATCAGAAAGTGTAATTGCCTATTGCAAAGGTAACCCTCTGGCATTAAAAGTTTTAGGTGCAAATCTCAGTTCAAGGGGCCAAGAAGCGTGggaaaatgaattgaaaaagcTCCAAAAGATTCCCAATCGAAAAATTCATAATGTGTTAAAATTGAGTTATGATGAGTTAGATCGTTGTCAAAAGGCCATATTTCTAGACATCGCATGCTTGTTGAGTGGACAGGGTAAAGATTTTGTAAGAGATCTACTGGAAGCTTCTGATTTCTTTGCAATAAGTGGGATAGACGTCCTTCTAGATAAAGCTCTCATTCAACTAGATTCAATTTTGCATGTCAAAAGGGAAGTTTGTACTATAGAAATGCATGATTTGTTACAAGAAATGGGACGGGAGATTGTTAATCAAGAATCTGAAGATCCTGGAAAACGAAGTCGACTGTGGAAAGCTGAAGAGATATCCGATgtattaaaatataacaaa GGAACTGAAGCTGTCGAAGGGATAACATTCGATAGTACAGATGTGGGGGATCTTTACTTGAAGTCTAATTCCTTTAGAAGGATGAAAAATTTAAGATATCTTAAAATCTATAATATATCTAGAGGAAACACATGCAATGTGTACTTTCCCGATGGTCTTGAGTGGATTTCTGATAAATTGAGGTATCTTCGATGGGAAGGATACTGTCTTGAGTCTTTGCCATCAACCTTTTGTGCTGAAATGCTCATAGAGCTTCACTTGAGTCATAGCAAGCTTAAAAAGCTATGGGATGGAGTTCAG AATCTTGTGAATCTAAACATACTTTGGCTTGAATCCTCCAAAAATCTGATTGAGATCCCAGACTTATCTAAGGCTACAAATCTTCATAGAgtatatctttttcaatgtgaAAGCCTGGGTCAGCTCCATCCTTCGATCTTTTCTCTCCCTGATCTTAGATATCTAGATTTACGAGGTTGCAAAAAGATTGAAAGCCTTAAAACcaacattcattcaaaatcTCTTCGTGAACTCTTACTTGATGGTTGTTATTCTCTCACAGAATTTTCAGTGACATCGGATGAAATGACAGAGTTGACCTTAGGTGGCACTGCTATACGTGAATTGTCTTCATCGATTTGGCGTAATAGAAAACTTACTTCGCTTGGCCTATCCAAGTGTAACAAGCTTAACATTGTTGGGAATAAGTTATCAGATGATCATGGACTTGGGTCTGTTACAGAACTAGACCTTTCAGGGTGCACAGAAATGAATGCATTAAGTCTGTGGTCCATCCTTGATGGCATACAATCTTTAAAAGGGCTAACATTACAAGAGTGTTGCAACTTGGAATGTCTCCCTGAGAATATCCGAAACCATTCAATGCTAAAATGGCTTGATTTAGATGGTTGCAGGAAACTTGTGTCTCTAACAGAACTTCCGCCATCCCTAATAACTTTGAGTGGCATTAATTGCACTTATCTGGACACAGACTCCACTCAACGGTCATTTCTTGAGAACATGGTACAAATATACTCTAAAGACCCTTTTAAAGATGTCAATAACCTTTTCTTGCCAGGAGCACAAGTTCCTTGCAAGTTTGATTTTCAAACAATGAAGGCTTCAATAACCATTCCTCCTATTCCAAAATATAACCTGTCTGGTTTCATATTCTGCACCATTCTTTCTGAGGGCTTCCTTTTTCAGAGTCACCCCCTGCATTGTATCATCTTAGAACACGGCAAAGAAGTCGACAGGTGTATTATGTATTTTGACCTTTATATTGTGAGATTAATTTCAGATCATGTATTGTTAGGTTGGTATtgttacaaaagagaaaaatttgGAAGTAATGATTGTAAACTATCATTTCAATTCATACATAACGTAGAATTGGGGTGGTCAACGGAGGGGATCAAAGGGTGTGGGATCTTACCTGTATATAACTTAGAACATAAGTCGGATCTGGCTGGTAGGGAAATTGGTAAATTAAAATTCAGTAATCAATATTCTGACAGGTCTGATTGGTCTAACAATGAAAGTGAAGATGGCCAGGAAAATTATAATGATGAGTTACAGCCTTCAGCAATTGGAGGTGAAGTCATAAGCTCCAACATTGAAAATGAAGATGACCAGAAACATCCTTGCTGTTCAATCG GTCTTTTTTTGAGGCACTTGCTAAGAGGGTCAAAAGAATAA